In Aedes albopictus strain Foshan chromosome 3, AalbF5, whole genome shotgun sequence, the following are encoded in one genomic region:
- the LOC109420099 gene encoding CLIP domain-containing serine protease B4 isoform X1: METIIILILPLVINSANAAFPNSNSCGVDNADRIYPGNITGITSYPWASNLIFHESGRNEDLFRCGGSLISDRYVLTAAHCFDSLGDGYELQRIRFGEWDVQNELDCDYHGYCNEPILEVGFEKIVAHKDYNERTLINDIALIKLNESIEFTEAISPVCLPLSKELENLEVGNKKFTIVGWKNIRHRNGTYEPTSPIKLHDWMLEEVDAETCSNLVGEPISASQICALGKDTCRGDSGSGLIRKVNGFYSVNGIVSVGCGGKNVPAVYTKVDMFLDWIRDNIVD; the protein is encoded by the exons ATGGAGACTATCATTATATTAATATTACCACTAGTAATAAATTCAG CAAATGCTGCTTTCCCAAATTCTAATAGTTGCGGAGTGGACAATGCAGATCGGATTTATCCAGGGAACATTACAGGCATTACCAGTTATCCTTGGGCGAGCAATTTGATTTTTCACGAAAGCGGACGAAACGAAGATCTTTTTCGTTGCGGAGGAAGTTTGATTTCTGATCGTTATGTACTTACAGCAGCACATTGTTTCGACAGTCTTGGCGATGGCTATGAACT TCAACGCATACGATTCGGTGAATGGGACGTCCAAAATGAACTGGATTGTGATTATCATGGTTACTGCAATGAGCCAATTTTGGAAGTCGGGTTTGAAAAGATTGTTGCTCATAAGGATTACAATGAACGAACATTAATCAACGATATTGCACTGATTAAATTGAACGAAAGCATTGAATTTACAGAAGCCATTTCACCAGTTTGCTTACCTTTGAGTAAGGAATTGGAAAACCTGGAAGTTGGAAATAAAAAGTTTACAATCGTCGGGTGGAAAAATATCAGACATAGAAATGGAACATATG AACCTACTAGCCCGATCAAGTTACATGACTGGATGTTGGAAGAAGTCGACGCGGAAACCTGCAGCAATTTGGTTGGTGAGCCTATCAGTGCGTCACAGATATGCGCACTAGGCAAAGATACATGCCGCGGCGATTCCGGAAGTGGATTGATAAGAAAGGTGAACGGTTTCTACTCTGTCAACGGTATTGTAAGCGTGGGATGTGGTGGCAAAAATGTACCAGCTGTGTATACTAAGGTAGATATGTTTTTGGATTGGATCAGAGATAATATAGTGGATTGA
- the LOC109420099 gene encoding CLIP domain-containing serine protease B4 isoform X2, translated as MAMNFNAYDSVNGTSKMNWIVIIMVTAMSQFWKSEAISPVCLPLSKELENLEVGNKKFTIVGWKNIRHRNGTYEPTSPIKLHDWMLEEVDAETCSNLVGEPISASQICALGKDTCRGDSGSGLIRKVNGFYSVNGIVSVGCGGKNVPAVYTKVDMFLDWIRDNIVD; from the exons ATGGCTATGAACT TCAACGCATACGATTCGGTGAATGGGACGTCCAAAATGAACTGGATTGTGATTATCATGGTTACTGCAATGAGCCAATTTTGGAAGTCGG AAGCCATTTCACCAGTTTGCTTACCTTTGAGTAAGGAATTGGAAAACCTGGAAGTTGGAAATAAAAAGTTTACAATCGTCGGGTGGAAAAATATCAGACATAGAAATGGAACATATG AACCTACTAGCCCGATCAAGTTACATGACTGGATGTTGGAAGAAGTCGACGCGGAAACCTGCAGCAATTTGGTTGGTGAGCCTATCAGTGCGTCACAGATATGCGCACTAGGCAAAGATACATGCCGCGGCGATTCCGGAAGTGGATTGATAAGAAAGGTGAACGGTTTCTACTCTGTCAACGGTATTGTAAGCGTGGGATGTGGTGGCAAAAATGTACCAGCTGTGTATACTAAGGTAGATATGTTTTTGGATTGGATCAGAGATAATATAGTGGATTGA